In Mycolicibacterium mucogenicum DSM 44124, the following are encoded in one genomic region:
- a CDS encoding ATP-binding protein: MAEFARVWPTGRELTTTSYQVVALSGRDPEWQRLHQLLTALRSGRSEVLVLVGEAGIGKTALVQNLRDSAADCTVLSVAGVESDRIWRSPVCSSCAHQCSASAWDFRYRNARL; the protein is encoded by the coding sequence GTGGCAGAATTTGCCCGTGTTTGGCCCACGGGTCGTGAGTTGACGACAACCTCCTACCAGGTCGTGGCGTTGTCGGGCCGCGATCCCGAGTGGCAAAGGCTGCACCAGCTGCTCACCGCCCTGCGGTCTGGCCGCAGCGAGGTTCTGGTGCTCGTCGGCGAAGCTGGTATCGGCAAAACCGCTCTTGTGCAGAACCTCCGGGACTCGGCGGCTGACTGCACTGTGCTGTCTGTGGCTGGCGTGGAGTCCGACAGGATCTGGCGTTCGCCGGTCTGCAGCAGCTGTGCGCACCAGTGCTCGGCTTCCGCGTGGGACTTCCGCTACCGCAACGCGAGGCTCTAG
- a CDS encoding DUF4334 domain-containing protein: MTQRELEVLYDKLDPVGMEALIGTWKVDPSYAETPGGKMFIESGWWGVRFVDSETVDPLLYPDTDGTGVFAADLVSLLALFDTGSRDVSARRRDVETMTPNGRVRSIEYRGVVSSALIYDRAPVIDYLRAVDRDTIVAAVERRGMVDRPAYALLRRCAEPR, encoded by the coding sequence GTGACCCAGCGCGAGCTGGAGGTCCTCTACGACAAGCTGGACCCCGTGGGGATGGAGGCGTTGATCGGCACCTGGAAGGTGGACCCCAGTTACGCCGAGACGCCGGGCGGCAAGATGTTCATCGAGAGTGGTTGGTGGGGGGTGCGATTCGTCGACTCCGAGACCGTCGATCCGCTGTTGTACCCGGACACGGACGGCACAGGAGTGTTCGCCGCCGACCTGGTGTCGCTGCTTGCGCTGTTCGACACGGGTTCGCGGGACGTCTCGGCGCGGAGAAGGGACGTCGAGACCATGACGCCGAACGGGCGGGTGCGCTCGATCGAGTACCGCGGCGTGGTCAGCAGCGCACTGATTTATGACCGGGCGCCGGTCATCGACTATTTGCGCGCCGTAGACCGCGACACGATCGTGGCCGCCGTGGAACGGCGTGGCATGGTGGACCGTCCTGCATACGCGCTGCTTCGCCGTTGCGCTGAACCGCGGTGA
- a CDS encoding FAD-dependent monooxygenase, whose product MTIIFSMTTEQAALKRQRPDNNRALVVGMGVSGIAAATRLRAAGWTPVIIERAAERRRGGYFIGLFEAGMIAADRLGILGHLHDRNPGALSYLIDRSGHQLRTFSMKDLPGRPWLMLRGDVEQAAFATLPADVEVRYSTVPTAITQDDQGVDVTLLNSQSGDTVTERFDLVVGADGLRSTVRSLAFGPHENYLHRLGYMVAAFEFPGTPAGLEPGVSVQLVEPDRAMWVFAFEDHNPTIMISYRTDDVDAEFTRPAPERIREIFSDQPLGATLADVLGVLDHADDVLFDSAEQVHMNRWHEGRVVLLGDSAWCVTLYAGMGVSAGLIGADLLGELLERHPHDTATALSEWEQGLRPYVQEYQAVGLKQRAFFVPDTSGQVRLRRAMSVVTRFSIGRRVLSAILEGAVEARTADITATALQRLGIKPPATV is encoded by the coding sequence ATGACGATTATATTCAGTATGACTACCGAACAAGCAGCATTGAAGCGACAGAGGCCCGACAACAACCGTGCCCTGGTGGTCGGAATGGGTGTCAGCGGGATCGCCGCAGCAACGCGCCTGCGCGCCGCGGGATGGACGCCCGTGATCATCGAGCGCGCCGCAGAACGCCGACGGGGCGGCTACTTCATCGGACTCTTCGAGGCAGGAATGATCGCCGCGGATCGACTCGGCATCCTCGGCCACCTTCACGACCGCAATCCCGGCGCCCTCAGCTACCTCATTGACCGCAGCGGACACCAGCTTCGCACCTTCTCCATGAAGGATCTGCCGGGGCGTCCGTGGTTGATGTTGCGCGGTGACGTCGAGCAAGCCGCTTTCGCTACGCTGCCCGCTGATGTGGAGGTCCGTTACTCGACGGTGCCGACGGCCATCACACAGGACGACCAGGGGGTTGACGTCACCTTGCTGAACTCGCAGTCCGGCGACACCGTGACAGAACGCTTCGACCTCGTGGTCGGCGCCGACGGACTGAGGTCAACGGTACGGTCCCTGGCATTCGGCCCACACGAGAACTACCTGCATCGCTTGGGCTACATGGTCGCCGCATTCGAATTTCCCGGCACTCCGGCCGGTCTCGAGCCGGGCGTCAGCGTGCAGTTGGTCGAGCCCGACCGGGCGATGTGGGTGTTCGCGTTCGAAGACCACAACCCGACCATCATGATTTCCTACCGGACCGACGACGTAGACGCCGAGTTCACCCGCCCCGCCCCTGAACGCATCCGTGAAATCTTTTCCGATCAACCCCTCGGAGCCACGCTCGCCGACGTGCTCGGCGTCCTCGACCACGCCGACGATGTGCTCTTCGATTCCGCCGAGCAGGTCCACATGAACCGTTGGCACGAGGGGCGGGTGGTGCTGCTCGGCGATTCAGCATGGTGCGTCACGCTCTATGCGGGGATGGGCGTCTCGGCCGGTCTGATCGGCGCCGACCTGCTGGGTGAGCTTCTTGAACGCCACCCCCACGACACCGCGACCGCGTTGAGCGAATGGGAGCAGGGGCTGCGCCCCTATGTCCAGGAATATCAGGCGGTGGGCCTGAAACAGCGGGCGTTCTTCGTTCCGGACACGTCGGGCCAGGTCCGGCTGCGGCGGGCGATGTCCGTGGTGACACGCTTCTCGATTGGGCGTCGGGTTCTCAGCGCCATCCTGGAGGGCGCCGTGGAGGCGCGGACCGCCGACATCACGGCCACGGCGCTGCAACGTCTCGGAATCAAGCCGCCGGCGACGGTATGA
- a CDS encoding TetR/AcrR family transcriptional regulator gives MTSELPEHHSPTAARIVDAAQDLLQRRGSKAVTIAAVAQKAHVGTGTVYLYWSSKSELLLGLIGRDFLDLAEQFIGDLRTDPDLARPSRLFPSLMNRAAHRPFVKAMLRDDDELLGSLADDPTSAALVDALGPDALMNTLLPTWRDNGLARTDWSLDAQTYALMALYRGFLLLGDEKHTEPATSDPATVLAQAVTALLGPERPTKTQMRRVVADGIDFLERGAALVREIIAGKNTH, from the coding sequence GTGACATCCGAACTCCCGGAGCACCATTCTCCGACGGCGGCACGCATCGTCGACGCTGCTCAGGACTTGTTGCAGCGGCGCGGCAGCAAGGCGGTCACCATCGCCGCCGTCGCGCAGAAGGCGCACGTCGGCACGGGCACCGTATACCTCTACTGGTCCAGCAAATCCGAACTCCTTCTCGGTCTGATCGGTCGCGACTTCCTCGACCTTGCCGAACAGTTCATCGGCGACCTGCGGACCGACCCAGATTTGGCCCGGCCCTCTCGGCTGTTCCCGAGCCTGATGAACCGGGCAGCACATCGACCGTTCGTCAAAGCGATGCTGCGCGACGACGACGAACTGCTGGGGTCGCTTGCCGACGACCCGACGTCCGCGGCACTCGTGGACGCCTTGGGGCCCGACGCGCTGATGAACACGCTGCTGCCGACCTGGCGGGACAACGGCCTTGCGCGCACGGACTGGAGTCTTGACGCGCAAACCTATGCACTCATGGCGCTCTATCGCGGCTTCCTGCTTCTCGGCGACGAGAAGCACACCGAACCAGCGACGTCGGATCCTGCGACTGTCTTGGCCCAGGCCGTCACCGCGCTGTTGGGACCTGAACGTCCGACGAAGACGCAGATGCGCAGGGTCGTCGCGGACGGCATCGACTTCCTGGAACGCGGTGCCGCTTTGGTGCGGGAAATCATCGCTGGAAAGAACACGCACTGA
- a CDS encoding SDR family NAD(P)-dependent oxidoreductase translates to MSVAELRGCTALVTGGTSGIGLATAQLLTHAGAHVIVSDEDPDRGKLAASRLGSGTRFLPASLADLGDVDFLARQTPIDILIAAAVIADLHLLQGVYFLVAAVAPPMIRRGGGAIINVLPSAPEFSAALRSLTRTWAAEFGPHGIRVNSVAPGPPGTDNALGRTAEPSEIATAIAFLASPRATCITGTTLSVDGGAAIGRTRQRVARMDRSRWTDARSGDS, encoded by the coding sequence GTGAGCGTTGCGGAACTAAGGGGTTGCACCGCCCTGGTAACAGGCGGGACTTCGGGCATTGGACTGGCCACCGCGCAGCTGCTCACACACGCCGGCGCCCACGTCATCGTCAGTGACGAGGACCCCGACCGGGGCAAGCTAGCCGCATCTCGGCTCGGCAGCGGCACGCGGTTCCTTCCCGCTAGCCTTGCCGACCTAGGTGACGTCGATTTTCTTGCGCGGCAGACCCCGATCGACATCCTGATTGCCGCCGCCGTCATCGCCGACCTACACCTTCTCCAAGGGGTGTACTTCCTGGTGGCCGCGGTGGCCCCACCGATGATCCGCCGTGGCGGCGGCGCGATAATCAACGTTCTCCCCAGCGCGCCCGAGTTCAGCGCTGCCCTCCGATCTCTAACCCGCACCTGGGCGGCCGAATTCGGCCCGCACGGCATCCGGGTCAACAGCGTCGCTCCCGGCCCCCCGGGAACCGACAACGCACTCGGGCGCACAGCGGAGCCCAGTGAAATCGCCACAGCCATCGCATTTCTCGCTTCACCCCGCGCAACCTGCATCACCGGCACCACCCTGAGCGTTGACGGTGGAGCCGCCATCGGGCGTACGCGTCAGCGGGTCGCGCGTATGGATCGCTCACGATGGACTGACGCCCGGTCGGGCGACTCCTAA
- a CDS encoding SDR family oxidoreductase, with translation MAEPTKSITVIGATGLIGRQLVPLLRDAGHNVTAASRDSGVDLLTGQGLDDALADAEVVVDVINSATPEDSAEAFFQKTAANLSAAAAKAGVRHYVVLSIVGADEMAPKAGYIRGKVAQEGAAATSGVPWTVLRATQFHELAEPITESLIAGDEVHAPAALIQPIDSSEVTAILARVAVNEPLYTIHNVGGPQKMSFSDMARAVLRHQSRTLNVLDDPSATYSGLNIDYTTLVTDDEAELGTTRLVDWLARR, from the coding sequence ATGGCCGAACCCACGAAGAGCATTACCGTCATCGGCGCTACCGGGCTGATCGGCCGTCAACTCGTCCCCCTACTCCGCGACGCTGGTCACAACGTCACCGCAGCCTCCCGTGACTCCGGTGTCGACCTGCTCACCGGACAGGGCCTTGACGATGCCCTCGCCGACGCTGAGGTCGTCGTCGACGTGATCAATTCCGCCACCCCCGAGGACTCCGCTGAAGCCTTCTTCCAAAAGACCGCGGCCAACCTGTCCGCTGCCGCCGCCAAGGCCGGCGTCAGACATTACGTCGTGCTGTCCATCGTCGGCGCAGACGAGATGGCCCCCAAAGCCGGATACATCCGCGGCAAGGTCGCCCAGGAGGGCGCGGCTGCGACCTCGGGGGTTCCTTGGACTGTCCTGCGGGCCACACAGTTTCACGAATTGGCTGAACCCATCACCGAATCCCTGATCGCCGGCGACGAGGTGCACGCCCCGGCCGCACTGATCCAGCCGATCGACTCCTCCGAGGTCACCGCGATCCTGGCCCGCGTTGCCGTCAACGAGCCGCTCTACACCATTCACAACGTCGGAGGCCCGCAGAAGATGTCGTTCTCCGACATGGCCCGCGCCGTGCTGCGCCACCAGAGCCGCACGCTCAACGTCCTCGACGACCCGTCGGCGACCTACAGCGGGCTGAACATCGATTACACGACGCTCGTCACCGACGACGAGGCCGAACTGGGCACCACGCGGCTGGTCGACTGGCTGGCGCGCCGCTGA
- the glmS gene encoding glutamine--fructose-6-phosphate transaminase (isomerizing) codes for MCAIVGYVGRRPACDILMGALRRMEYRGYDSAGVALLGGDGGLTVRRRAGRLANLEAALDDTDGDVLAGSTGVGHTRWASHGRPTDRNAHPHRDSSGKFAVVHNGIIENYAALRADLEVAGVELTSDTDTEVAVHLVAQAYRDGETAGDFEGSVLSVLRQLEGHFTLVFANADDPGTIVAARRSTPLVIGVGEGEMFLGSDVAAFIEHTREAVELGQDQAVVITADGYRVTDFHGSEDVPTRRFHIDWDLSAAEKGGYEFFMLKEIAEQPAAVADTLLGHFADGRIVLDEQRLSDQELRDIDKVFIVACGTAYHSGLLAKYAIEHWTRLPVEVELASEFRYRDPVLDRSTLVIAISQSGETADTLEAVRHAKGQKAKVLAICNTNGSQIPRECDAVLYTRAGPEIGVASTKTFLAQVAANYLVGLALAQARGTKYPDEVAREFGELEAMPDLIARVLTCMEPVTALAHQFAQSQTVLFLGRHVGYPVALEGALKLKELAYMHAEGFAAGELKHGPIALIEDGLPVIVVMPSPKNAAMLHSKLLSNIREIQARGAVTIVIAEEGDETVRPYADHLVEMPAVSTLFQPLLSTIPLQVFAAGVAQARGYDVDKPRNLAKSVTVE; via the coding sequence ATGTGTGCAATCGTCGGCTATGTGGGGCGCCGGCCCGCCTGCGACATTCTGATGGGCGCTCTGCGCCGGATGGAATATCGCGGCTACGACTCAGCGGGCGTCGCGCTGCTCGGTGGAGACGGCGGGCTGACCGTCCGGAGACGTGCCGGCAGGTTGGCCAATCTTGAGGCGGCGCTAGACGATACGGACGGCGACGTTCTCGCCGGCAGCACCGGCGTGGGCCATACCCGCTGGGCTTCGCACGGCCGTCCCACCGACCGCAACGCCCATCCACATCGGGACAGCAGCGGCAAGTTCGCCGTGGTGCACAACGGCATCATCGAGAACTATGCGGCGCTGCGCGCCGACCTGGAGGTCGCCGGCGTCGAGCTCACCAGCGACACCGACACCGAGGTGGCGGTCCACCTGGTGGCGCAGGCCTACCGCGACGGGGAGACCGCGGGAGACTTCGAGGGCTCGGTACTGTCGGTCCTGCGCCAGCTCGAAGGCCACTTCACCCTGGTGTTCGCCAACGCCGACGACCCCGGCACCATCGTGGCCGCCAGGCGGTCGACGCCGCTGGTGATCGGTGTCGGCGAGGGCGAGATGTTTCTCGGGTCCGACGTCGCCGCCTTCATCGAGCACACCCGCGAGGCGGTCGAGCTCGGCCAGGATCAGGCCGTGGTGATCACGGCGGACGGCTACCGGGTGACCGACTTCCATGGCAGCGAGGACGTCCCCACTCGCCGTTTTCACATCGACTGGGACCTGTCGGCCGCCGAGAAGGGCGGCTACGAGTTCTTCATGCTCAAGGAGATCGCCGAGCAGCCCGCGGCGGTCGCCGACACCCTGCTCGGACACTTCGCCGACGGTCGCATCGTGCTCGACGAGCAGCGCCTCAGCGATCAGGAACTGCGCGACATCGACAAGGTCTTCATCGTCGCCTGCGGCACGGCGTACCACTCGGGGCTGCTGGCCAAGTACGCCATCGAACACTGGACGCGGCTGCCCGTCGAGGTGGAGCTCGCGAGCGAATTCCGGTACCGCGACCCGGTGCTGGATCGCAGCACGCTGGTGATCGCCATCTCACAGTCCGGCGAGACGGCCGACACGCTGGAGGCGGTCCGCCACGCCAAGGGGCAAAAGGCCAAGGTGTTGGCCATCTGCAACACCAACGGTTCGCAGATTCCCCGCGAATGCGACGCGGTGCTCTACACCCGCGCCGGGCCGGAGATCGGGGTCGCGTCCACCAAGACGTTCCTGGCGCAGGTCGCCGCCAACTATCTGGTCGGGCTGGCGCTGGCCCAGGCCCGCGGCACCAAGTATCCCGACGAGGTGGCGCGCGAATTCGGCGAACTCGAGGCGATGCCCGATCTGATCGCCCGGGTGCTGACGTGCATGGAGCCGGTGACGGCGCTGGCGCATCAGTTCGCGCAGTCGCAGACGGTGCTGTTCCTCGGCCGCCACGTCGGCTACCCCGTCGCGTTGGAAGGTGCGTTGAAGCTCAAGGAGCTGGCGTACATGCACGCCGAGGGCTTCGCGGCCGGCGAGCTCAAGCACGGGCCGATCGCGCTCATCGAGGACGGCCTGCCCGTCATCGTCGTGATGCCGTCGCCGAAGAACGCCGCGATGCTGCACAGCAAGCTGCTGAGCAACATTCGCGAGATCCAGGCGCGTGGCGCGGTCACGATCGTCATCGCCGAGGAAGGTGACGAGACGGTCCGGCCCTACGCCGATCACCTCGTCGAGATGCCTGCGGTGTCGACGCTCTTCCAGCCCCTGCTGTCGACGATTCCGCTTCAGGTGTTCGCCGCCGGGGTGGCCCAAGCCCGTGGCTACGACGTCGACAAGCCACGCAACCTGGCCAAGTCCGTCACCGTCGAGTGA
- a CDS encoding FAD-dependent monooxygenase — MPSEVTIVGGGSTGCTLALLLSRYGIATTVLERRTEVLNHPAATILNARSQEIWHHANPNLAEQIAALAPPAEQIAMARWYTDLSSPPLGEIDLLADHERVESVKSHSRYLITHVGQQRLNAVLWESVDADPLVTVRRGVQVKHVSTTPSGATVRAVAANGAEEDISSRFVIAADGSNSVVREAMNIAMRGPVLANMASVYFSARLFSDGIHPVLSFIYTPTFCGILVAHTDDNYVLMTPYLSDKQEIARDARAYWTRILPRVIGREESFRIHSTGTWTMTSQMAETFAKGNVILVGDAAHRFPHTGGFGLNSGVQDAHNLAWKLAAVLEGRAPAGLLDSYEPERRPTVECFAAQSVANHFRMDAILEGLTSGNRALARVTRAFAHPAVDRLPAAVTRRVADAMMNRAMRPIAKLSGDSASARNWRETIRQRIPGQIEEVASTGLEFGYAYSGDLIRTESTPQPKLGEGVIDYRPTTWPGARLPHMWLAGEGDPEATHDLLDLRDYTLFTPDPLSWHAAVPSTLPVVIVALDPAPGIDRRQVLDLFEVGEHGAVLVRPDGHVVWRTTSAALSAATELERTVSRIVITTERASAAT; from the coding sequence GTGCCATCCGAAGTCACAATCGTCGGCGGGGGATCGACCGGATGCACGCTGGCATTGCTGTTGTCCCGCTACGGCATTGCCACCACCGTTCTCGAACGTCGGACCGAGGTGTTGAACCATCCGGCCGCGACCATCTTGAATGCCCGCTCGCAAGAAATCTGGCACCACGCCAACCCGAACCTGGCCGAGCAGATCGCCGCGCTGGCCCCGCCGGCGGAACAAATCGCCATGGCCCGGTGGTACACCGACTTGAGCAGTCCGCCGCTCGGTGAGATCGACTTACTGGCCGATCACGAGCGGGTGGAATCCGTCAAGAGCCACAGCCGCTATCTCATTACGCACGTCGGCCAACAACGGCTCAACGCCGTGCTTTGGGAAAGCGTTGATGCCGACCCGCTCGTGACGGTGCGGCGCGGTGTGCAGGTGAAACACGTTAGTACAACGCCATCGGGCGCGACGGTGCGCGCGGTAGCCGCGAACGGCGCCGAAGAGGACATCTCGTCGCGATTCGTGATTGCTGCAGACGGCTCCAACAGTGTTGTGCGCGAAGCGATGAACATCGCGATGCGCGGGCCGGTGCTGGCCAACATGGCCAGCGTCTACTTCAGCGCGAGACTGTTCTCCGATGGCATCCACCCAGTGCTCAGCTTCATCTACACCCCGACGTTCTGCGGCATTCTGGTAGCGCACACCGACGACAACTACGTCTTGATGACCCCATACCTGAGCGACAAGCAGGAGATCGCACGTGACGCGCGCGCGTACTGGACGCGAATTCTGCCACGGGTAATCGGGCGCGAGGAATCCTTCCGGATACATTCCACAGGTACCTGGACGATGACCAGCCAAATGGCAGAGACCTTCGCCAAAGGCAACGTGATCCTAGTCGGCGACGCAGCCCACCGGTTCCCGCATACCGGCGGGTTCGGCCTCAACAGCGGCGTGCAGGACGCACACAACCTCGCATGGAAACTCGCAGCTGTCCTGGAGGGGCGCGCACCGGCCGGTCTGCTCGACAGCTACGAGCCGGAACGGCGGCCCACTGTGGAATGTTTTGCCGCACAAAGCGTTGCGAATCATTTTCGGATGGACGCCATCCTCGAAGGACTGACCTCGGGGAACCGGGCTCTTGCCCGGGTCACCCGCGCCTTCGCCCACCCTGCGGTCGATCGCCTGCCCGCCGCCGTGACGCGACGCGTCGCCGACGCAATGATGAATCGCGCGATGCGTCCGATCGCGAAACTGTCAGGAGACAGCGCATCTGCGCGCAACTGGCGCGAAACAATCAGACAACGGATACCCGGCCAGATCGAGGAGGTCGCTTCTACCGGCCTCGAATTCGGGTATGCCTACTCCGGCGATCTCATCCGGACGGAGTCGACGCCGCAACCGAAACTGGGCGAAGGCGTGATCGACTACCGGCCGACGACGTGGCCCGGCGCGCGCCTCCCACACATGTGGCTCGCGGGCGAGGGCGACCCAGAGGCTACTCACGACCTGCTCGACTTGCGCGACTACACGCTGTTCACACCCGACCCGCTGTCTTGGCATGCGGCGGTCCCGAGCACGCTCCCGGTCGTCATCGTGGCTCTGGATCCCGCGCCCGGCATAGACCGCAGGCAGGTGCTCGATCTGTTCGAGGTTGGCGAGCACGGCGCAGTGCTGGTCCGGCCGGACGGACACGTCGTCTGGCGCACCACGTCCGCTGCCCTGTCAGCGGCTACGGAACTGGAGCGGACAGTCAGCAGGATCGTCATCACCACCGAACGGGCAAGCGCGGCGACCTGA
- a CDS encoding YceI family protein, with product MNTSDRSHTEAVERTGVWKLDPATADIRFSARGLWGLLSVSGRFRHASGSMTWNQDGTASVLLEVQAASITTGMAMRDRHLRGAEFLDVQAHPVIIFSGHAIGHGETRLVVTGKLVVRDAAMEVQLDVEFEPDASGLVAATTARIDVSAFGVVPRSGIARPNVDLELRGRAHQTSSMP from the coding sequence ATGAATACCAGCGATCGATCGCACACCGAGGCAGTGGAGCGCACCGGCGTTTGGAAACTCGATCCGGCAACTGCGGACATCCGGTTCAGCGCACGCGGGCTGTGGGGGCTGCTTTCGGTCTCTGGCCGCTTTCGACACGCCTCCGGCTCGATGACCTGGAACCAGGACGGCACCGCCTCGGTGTTGCTGGAAGTGCAAGCCGCCAGTATCACGACCGGTATGGCGATGCGCGATCGGCATTTGCGTGGGGCCGAATTCCTTGACGTGCAAGCACATCCGGTGATCATCTTCAGCGGTCACGCGATCGGTCACGGCGAGACGCGTCTCGTTGTGACCGGAAAGCTCGTTGTTCGCGACGCCGCGATGGAAGTACAACTCGACGTCGAGTTCGAACCGGACGCATCCGGACTCGTCGCCGCCACGACCGCGCGGATAGACGTGTCCGCCTTCGGTGTCGTACCGCGATCCGGCATCGCCCGCCCCAACGTCGACCTCGAACTACGAGGCCGCGCCCACCAAACCTCTTCGATGCCTTAG
- a CDS encoding TetR family transcriptional regulator — protein MRDTAELRGEILAAARAEFAQYGLAGARIDRIARSAHASKERLYAHFGDKETLFREVVTADFAGFFDAVTLSPDNVPGFVGDIYDLVLAQPEHHRMITWAKLEGFTLDEPRADDDGPIFAHAIAAIEAAQADGYVDRTWLPIDLLVLLFGVALAWAQMPHPDAVTDDAAVIASRRAAAVEAATRIITARA, from the coding sequence GTGAGAGATACCGCCGAGCTTCGCGGCGAAATCCTGGCTGCCGCCCGGGCCGAGTTCGCCCAATACGGGTTGGCCGGCGCTCGGATCGACCGCATCGCGCGGTCGGCCCATGCGAGCAAGGAGCGTCTTTACGCGCACTTCGGTGACAAAGAGACGCTCTTTCGTGAGGTGGTTACCGCGGACTTCGCGGGGTTCTTCGATGCGGTCACCCTGAGCCCCGACAACGTGCCCGGATTCGTCGGCGACATTTACGATCTGGTCCTCGCGCAGCCCGAGCACCATCGCATGATCACCTGGGCGAAGCTGGAAGGTTTCACACTCGACGAACCACGCGCCGATGACGACGGACCGATTTTTGCTCACGCCATCGCCGCGATCGAGGCTGCTCAAGCCGACGGTTACGTCGATCGCACTTGGCTACCGATCGATCTGCTGGTCCTGTTGTTCGGCGTCGCCTTGGCGTGGGCGCAAATGCCGCACCCCGACGCGGTGACCGACGACGCCGCCGTCATCGCAAGCCGCCGTGCCGCCGCCGTCGAAGCGGCCACCCGGATCATCACCGCCCGAGCCTGA
- a CDS encoding carotenoid oxygenase family protein: MWDMDNMFLNGPYEPWREEGVAYDLEIDGELPAGLNGALFRTSTSQLFRPPDTARHHWFDGDGMIHAIYLREGRAAARNRYVMTAGLKLEIQEGRALFGSFMNGGAARTGESGPPLKNPANTNVTLFDDRVLVFCEGDVPHELRPDTLETVNERYDFHGAVSGPTTAHFKVDPDNGDLLFFTNLGGTIRWYRADRHGVVLDVHTLELGVPAFTHDYVVTADYAVFLVSPSMVRLENVMSGLPSTVWEPETLAASRWAVLHRRTGQVRWIETDEPFAQTHFLNAYQDRSKIIVDGHRTDRFGATRAEVEQSSRTGEWNKWFTELVATPWRWELDLASRTVSERQITDILGEFPRINDAYTGRAHRFGYYATTRGGGRCFTDGLAKHDYLTDRTELQTLNGTLTSPSEPTFVPRDGSTTEDDGWVLSTWYDPARDRCEVIVQEAQRFTAPPIARIKLNHRIPMGFHGNWASAAELDAALASS; encoded by the coding sequence ATGTGGGACATGGACAACATGTTCTTGAACGGCCCGTATGAGCCCTGGCGCGAAGAGGGAGTCGCTTATGACCTGGAGATCGACGGCGAGTTGCCCGCCGGGTTGAACGGTGCACTGTTCCGAACGAGCACCAGTCAGCTGTTCCGGCCGCCCGACACTGCTCGACATCATTGGTTCGACGGCGACGGAATGATCCACGCCATCTATCTTCGCGAGGGCCGCGCCGCAGCCCGAAACCGATACGTGATGACTGCCGGCCTGAAGCTCGAAATACAAGAAGGCCGAGCGCTATTCGGCAGCTTCATGAACGGCGGCGCCGCCCGAACGGGCGAGTCGGGACCTCCTCTGAAGAACCCCGCCAACACCAACGTGACGCTGTTCGACGATCGAGTGCTGGTCTTCTGCGAAGGGGACGTTCCGCACGAACTCCGACCGGACACCCTGGAGACCGTCAACGAGCGGTACGACTTTCACGGTGCGGTGAGCGGGCCGACGACGGCACACTTCAAAGTGGATCCCGACAATGGCGATCTACTCTTCTTCACCAACCTCGGCGGAACGATCCGGTGGTATCGCGCCGACCGCCACGGCGTCGTCTTGGACGTCCACACCCTCGAGCTGGGAGTGCCTGCGTTCACTCATGATTACGTGGTGACCGCTGACTATGCGGTGTTCCTGGTCAGCCCGTCCATGGTTCGTCTGGAGAATGTCATGAGCGGGTTGCCATCGACGGTCTGGGAGCCGGAGACGCTCGCGGCCAGCCGATGGGCGGTGCTGCATCGTCGAACGGGCCAGGTCCGCTGGATCGAGACCGACGAGCCCTTCGCACAGACCCATTTCCTCAACGCCTACCAGGACCGATCGAAGATCATCGTTGACGGCCACCGCACCGACAGGTTCGGAGCAACCAGAGCGGAGGTCGAGCAGTCCTCCCGCACGGGCGAGTGGAACAAATGGTTCACCGAGCTGGTCGCTACGCCGTGGCGATGGGAGCTGGATCTGGCGAGCCGGACCGTGTCCGAGCGCCAAATCACCGACATCCTTGGCGAATTCCCGCGGATCAACGACGCCTACACCGGCCGCGCGCACCGGTTCGGCTACTACGCCACGACGCGGGGCGGGGGCCGCTGCTTCACGGACGGCCTGGCCAAACACGACTACTTGACCGACCGCACAGAACTACAGACGCTCAACGGCACGCTGACCTCGCCCAGCGAGCCGACCTTTGTGCCGCGGGATGGGTCCACCACGGAGGACGATGGCTGGGTTCTGTCCACGTGGTACGACCCTGCACGGGACCGGTGCGAGGTGATCGTCCAAGAGGCACAGCGCTTCACCGCGCCACCCATCGCCCGCATCAAGCTCAATCACCGCATACCGATGGGCTTTCACGGTAATTGGGCATCAGCCGCAGAACTGGACGCCGCCCTCGCCTCCTCGTGA